Proteins encoded by one window of Bubalus bubalis isolate 160015118507 breed Murrah chromosome 4, NDDB_SH_1, whole genome shotgun sequence:
- the LOC102390796 gene encoding 40S ribosomal protein S20-like has protein sequence MDCKDTGKTPVKPEMAIHQIRITLTSCNLKFLEKACADLIRGAKEKSLKVKGLVWMPTKTLRVTARKTPCDEGSKTWDHFEMRVLKQLIDLHSPSEIVKQITSIIIEPGVKVEVFIADA, from the coding sequence ATGGATTGTAAAGATACAGGCAAGACTCCTGTGAAGCCAGAGATGGCAATTCACCAGATTAGAATCACCCTTACCAGCTGCAACCTcaagtttttggagaaggcatgTGCTGACCTGATCAGAGGTGCCAAGGAAAAGAGTCTCAAAGTGAAAGGACTGGTTTGGATGCCTACCAAGACTCTGAGAGTAACTGCAAGGAAAACTCCTTGTGATGAAGGATCTAAGACTTGGGATCATTTCGAGATGAGGGTCCTAAAGCAACTCATTGACCTGCACAGTCCCTCTGAGATTGTTAAGCAAATCACTTCCATCATCATTGAGCCAGGAGTCAAGGTTGAAGTCTTCATTGCAGATGCTTAA